A region of Verrucomicrobiota bacterium DNA encodes the following proteins:
- a CDS encoding PAS domain-containing protein, protein MGKELETLNEFQDFFDLGLIGMAVTTPDNGRIYANDFLCGMLGYNHDEFAVLTWIGLTHPDDLSADVEEFKLSMAGKIDSYSLDKRLLHKRGGIIHVKISVKCFRTPEGRVAYFLALIDDIRGRIRDKQQIILERNRVANILEGTNAGTWDWYVQTGKLTLNERWALMLGYSLEELQPVTVETWKQRLHPDDLATALKSLDQHFSRLEGYYDVEFRMRHKDGSWVWINARGKVIEWTPDDKPHLMSGTHLDVTPRKVAEEKRLALERQVLHTQKLESLGILAGGIAHDFNNLLTAIMGHAGLALDLATPGSLIHKYIEESLRGGREATELTRQMLAYSGKGQFVIKSVNLSSLVEEMGRLLAVSISKECKLQYHFDPALPDFEADEAQVKQVIMNLIINASDAIGNHPGVITVTTGVTILSSPTIFPDNIKESLPAGAYGWLEVTDTGCGMSEETTNKIFDPFFTTKVSGRGIGLATVMGIVRSHQGTIQVDSSPAKGTAFRVLFPITRLPASNEFPPSTGKINDHFTGTALVIDDEPPSRRLADRMLSTMGFHVMSARNGVEALDIFKKDHDIITLVLLDLTMPEMSGAQTFQELLKINPDTKAIICSGYSTKTSEESFPGQQPAGFIQKPFSFEDLTKAISQVLTHR, encoded by the coding sequence GTGGGAAAAGAACTCGAAACGCTCAACGAGTTCCAGGATTTTTTTGACTTGGGACTGATCGGAATGGCTGTGACGACTCCTGATAACGGGAGGATTTACGCCAACGATTTTCTTTGTGGAATGCTCGGATATAACCACGATGAATTCGCGGTATTAACGTGGATCGGGCTCACCCATCCGGATGATCTGTCGGCCGATGTGGAGGAGTTTAAACTCTCAATGGCCGGCAAAATCGATTCTTACTCACTGGATAAAAGGCTCTTGCACAAAAGAGGGGGCATCATCCACGTCAAAATTTCTGTAAAATGTTTCCGGACACCCGAAGGTCGTGTGGCCTATTTTCTGGCGTTGATCGATGACATTCGAGGGCGTATCCGAGACAAACAACAAATCATCTTGGAGCGTAACCGCGTGGCCAATATTCTGGAAGGGACAAATGCCGGAACATGGGATTGGTACGTCCAGACGGGGAAATTAACCCTCAATGAACGATGGGCCTTGATGCTAGGATACTCACTGGAGGAATTACAACCCGTCACAGTCGAGACTTGGAAACAGAGGCTGCATCCGGATGATCTCGCCACCGCCTTGAAATCCCTCGACCAGCATTTCTCCCGCCTGGAAGGTTATTATGATGTCGAGTTCCGGATGCGCCACAAGGATGGATCATGGGTCTGGATCAATGCCCGGGGAAAAGTCATCGAGTGGACCCCCGATGATAAACCCCACCTGATGAGCGGCACCCATTTGGATGTCACCCCCCGAAAAGTAGCTGAAGAAAAAAGGCTGGCTCTGGAACGCCAGGTCTTACATACCCAGAAACTCGAAAGTCTGGGCATCCTAGCCGGAGGCATCGCCCATGACTTTAATAACCTTCTGACCGCCATTATGGGGCATGCGGGATTAGCACTAGACCTCGCTACTCCCGGCTCACTCATCCATAAATACATCGAGGAATCTTTACGGGGAGGGCGAGAAGCCACGGAGTTAACCCGCCAGATGCTGGCGTATTCCGGCAAGGGACAGTTCGTCATTAAATCCGTTAACCTCTCCTCGCTGGTGGAGGAAATGGGACGTTTGTTGGCCGTATCTATTTCAAAAGAATGCAAACTTCAATATCACTTTGATCCTGCTTTGCCGGATTTCGAGGCGGATGAGGCCCAGGTCAAACAAGTCATTATGAATCTCATCATCAACGCCTCTGATGCTATCGGGAATCATCCGGGTGTGATCACCGTCACCACGGGAGTCACGATCTTATCCTCCCCCACTATTTTCCCTGACAATATCAAAGAAAGCCTCCCGGCAGGTGCATACGGCTGGCTCGAAGTAACGGATACCGGCTGCGGCATGTCCGAGGAAACTACAAATAAAATTTTCGATCCATTTTTCACAACAAAAGTTTCCGGCCGCGGTATCGGACTGGCCACAGTCATGGGCATCGTCCGTAGCCACCAAGGCACGATCCAAGTCGATAGCTCACCGGCCAAAGGCACCGCTTTCCGCGTGCTCTTCCCCATCACCAGACTTCCCGCCAGTAATGAATTTCCACCCAGCACTGGGAAAATAAATGACCACTTCACAGGCACAGCACTGGTTATAGATGATGAACCCCCTTCCCGGCGGCTGGCCGACCGGATGCTCTCCACCATGGGCTTTCATGTCATGTCCGCACGTAACGGGGTCGAAGCATTAGATATCTTCAAAAAAGATCATGATATCATTACCCTCGTCCTTCTGGATTTAACCATGCCGGAAATGAGTGGAGCACAAACTTTCCAGGAACTCCTGAAAATCAATCCCGATACCAAGGCCATCATCTGCAGCGGTTACTCTACTAAAACATCGGAAGAATCTTTCCCCGGACAACAACCAGCCGGATTCATCCAAAAACCATTTTCGTTTGAGGACCTCACAAAAGCCATCAGCCAAGTCCTCACCCATCGTTAG
- the pbpC gene encoding penicillin-binding protein 1C has product MRHQKIKLLKKFVIPGAVALTVWMVYALALRVTPLPARLGGKAAFESLDIQDRNGRSLRKLRGENGAYQKHVKLSDLPAVVIHATLASEDARFYQHGGVDMLAIGRAVVDSLEEGRIVSGASTIAQQLIKISGPKRPRNLLTKLYEAWMAQCMITQKGRNWVLEEYLNRVDYGHLQQGMMAAADFYFHKSPRDLSPSEAAFLAGLPQNPTRLNPYRNLPSATLRRDRVLAVMLDHQWLTRDQWTRALQEPVTLQEARNTFEAPHFIDFLLGQNPFENETGKILTTLDLAWNEQVQGFLQKQIATVRDRNVKNGAVVVIDNHTGDIVCMVGSENYFCPQSGQVNGAWAPRSSGSTLKPFIYALALDNGARPSDIVADIPVTFQTATGVYSPVNYNRRCLGPVTLRYALGNSLNIPAVKVLDQSVGVGAFYRFLRSAGVTSLSRSADEYGLGLAIGNGEVRLLELANLYALLGREGVYRPYRMLLGEPMTPEGKKLLSPESSFLVSDMLDDPAARALSFGWKSALEFTYPVACKTGTSSDYRDNWAVGYTPEWTVAVWVGNFSGEPMGDVSGVTGAAPLMHRVMDFLHDQTGSIWFAQPAAICTAPINLLTGKETTKTGRVVVREKFVLGNPPPREDASDYDTRGRVLLPSAYREWYASGDNALSSLAVVKDESGDTPTIRSPTDGATYYLDPDLPAQFARIPLKASGPSNTAWTSPTLLIKQSGHQYFAEMKEGTHTIELSHPTHLKKSRAKIVIMKK; this is encoded by the coding sequence ATGAGACATCAAAAAATCAAGTTACTCAAAAAATTCGTGATCCCGGGCGCAGTGGCGTTGACGGTATGGATGGTCTATGCGCTGGCGCTGCGTGTGACACCCTTGCCTGCACGACTGGGCGGGAAGGCAGCTTTTGAGAGCCTCGATATCCAGGACCGGAACGGGCGGTCCTTACGCAAATTGCGCGGGGAAAACGGAGCTTACCAGAAACATGTAAAACTCTCGGACCTACCCGCGGTCGTCATCCATGCCACACTCGCTTCGGAAGATGCTCGGTTTTATCAACACGGGGGAGTCGATATGCTTGCGATTGGCCGGGCCGTGGTTGATTCGCTCGAAGAAGGCCGGATCGTCTCCGGAGCCTCCACAATCGCCCAACAACTCATCAAAATCTCGGGCCCCAAACGCCCGCGCAATTTGCTGACGAAACTTTACGAAGCCTGGATGGCTCAATGCATGATCACCCAGAAAGGGCGGAACTGGGTGCTTGAAGAGTATCTTAACCGCGTGGATTACGGGCATCTCCAGCAGGGTATGATGGCCGCTGCGGATTTCTACTTCCATAAATCCCCTCGTGACTTAAGCCCCTCGGAAGCGGCATTCCTCGCCGGCCTTCCCCAAAATCCCACGCGGCTGAATCCCTATCGCAATTTGCCCTCAGCCACCCTCCGACGCGACCGTGTACTGGCCGTCATGCTCGACCACCAATGGCTCACCCGGGACCAATGGACCCGCGCACTCCAAGAACCCGTCACCCTGCAGGAAGCCAGGAACACCTTTGAAGCCCCCCACTTTATTGATTTCCTACTGGGCCAGAATCCTTTTGAGAATGAAACCGGAAAAATCCTGACCACCCTCGACCTCGCTTGGAATGAACAGGTCCAAGGGTTCCTCCAAAAACAAATCGCTACAGTGCGGGACAGGAATGTCAAAAACGGGGCCGTCGTCGTCATCGATAACCACACAGGGGACATCGTTTGTATGGTGGGCTCTGAAAATTATTTCTGTCCTCAAAGTGGACAAGTAAATGGCGCATGGGCTCCGCGGTCCTCCGGCTCCACCCTCAAACCCTTTATCTACGCCCTAGCCCTCGATAACGGGGCGCGGCCTTCCGATATCGTGGCGGATATCCCGGTGACCTTCCAGACGGCTACAGGGGTTTATAGCCCGGTGAATTATAACCGCCGTTGTCTCGGTCCGGTCACCCTGCGTTATGCCCTGGGTAACTCGCTGAATATCCCCGCTGTCAAAGTCCTCGACCAATCCGTCGGAGTCGGTGCCTTTTATCGATTCCTTCGATCGGCGGGAGTCACCTCCCTTTCGCGTAGTGCGGATGAATACGGACTCGGGCTGGCCATCGGTAATGGCGAGGTGCGTCTGCTTGAGCTCGCTAATCTCTACGCCTTGCTCGGACGCGAAGGGGTTTACCGGCCTTACCGCATGCTCCTGGGCGAACCAATGACCCCTGAGGGGAAAAAACTATTATCGCCGGAGTCGTCCTTTCTGGTGTCTGATATGCTCGATGATCCTGCGGCACGTGCCTTATCTTTCGGATGGAAATCCGCCCTGGAATTTACTTATCCCGTCGCGTGCAAGACCGGTACCAGTTCCGATTACCGAGATAACTGGGCAGTCGGGTACACCCCCGAATGGACTGTGGCCGTCTGGGTCGGGAATTTCTCGGGTGAACCCATGGGTGACGTCAGTGGTGTCACCGGAGCCGCCCCACTCATGCACCGGGTGATGGATTTCCTCCACGATCAGACAGGCTCTATTTGGTTCGCCCAACCCGCTGCAATTTGCACGGCACCGATAAATCTCCTCACGGGAAAAGAGACAACCAAAACCGGGCGCGTGGTCGTGCGCGAGAAATTCGTGCTGGGAAATCCGCCTCCCCGAGAGGACGCGAGCGATTATGATACCCGCGGACGGGTACTCCTGCCGTCCGCATATCGTGAATGGTACGCCAGCGGTGATAACGCCCTCTCCAGCCTCGCTGTCGTAAAAGATGAATCAGGGGACACTCCCACGATCCGGTCCCCCACAGATGGAGCGACCTATTATCTCGACCCTGACTTGCCCGCGCAATTTGCCCGCATCCCCCTGAAAGCCTCCGGCCCATCAAACACCGCCTGGACCAGCCCCACCCTTCTGATCAAACAATCCGGGCACCAATACTTCGCCGAAATGAAAGAGGGCACCCACACTATCGAACTCTCCCATCCCACCCACCTCAAAAAATCCCGCGCCAAGATTGTCATTATGAAGAAGTAG
- a CDS encoding single-stranded DNA-binding protein, whose product MNVATLISAGRKLSGQVGKLKFSPPVTHVYNPLDYARAPYESYLTQFAPGKKRAVFLGMNPGPWGMAQTGIPFGEIPAVRDWMGICETVGKPPVEHPKRAVQGFTCEKSEVSGRRLWGLFKERYGTAADFFREHFVLNYCPLVFMGETGANITPDKLPVPETEELFSDCDEHLKVFIRVLEPEFLVAVGNFAEGRLKQIVPDGVRLTRVLHPSPASPAANRDWAGTATRQLLAAGVWRS is encoded by the coding sequence ATGAATGTAGCCACCTTGATTTCAGCCGGGCGCAAATTGTCCGGGCAGGTCGGAAAATTAAAATTTTCCCCGCCGGTCACACATGTTTATAATCCGCTTGATTATGCACGGGCACCCTATGAATCTTATCTCACGCAATTTGCGCCGGGCAAAAAAAGGGCGGTTTTCCTAGGGATGAATCCCGGGCCGTGGGGTATGGCCCAAACGGGGATTCCTTTTGGTGAAATCCCAGCCGTCCGTGACTGGATGGGGATTTGTGAAACGGTGGGTAAGCCGCCGGTGGAACACCCCAAACGGGCTGTTCAGGGATTTACCTGTGAAAAATCCGAGGTCAGTGGGCGACGATTGTGGGGGTTATTTAAGGAAAGGTATGGGACGGCAGCAGATTTTTTCCGGGAGCATTTTGTCTTAAACTATTGTCCTCTTGTTTTTATGGGGGAGACGGGAGCAAATATCACCCCGGATAAATTACCCGTTCCCGAAACGGAGGAACTTTTTTCCGATTGTGATGAGCACCTGAAAGTTTTTATCCGGGTTTTGGAGCCGGAGTTTCTTGTGGCCGTCGGAAATTTCGCCGAGGGTAGGCTCAAACAAATTGTGCCCGATGGGGTAAGGTTAACCCGTGTTTTACATCCATCCCCGGCGAGTCCGGCGGCCAACAGGGATTGGGCCGGGACAGCGACAAGGCAACTTCTGGCTGCGGGGGTATGGAGATCCTGA
- a CDS encoding thiamine pyrophosphate-dependent enzyme has protein sequence MSTSVIEEKTVAAPAATTLNKDTFKGKIHPDWCPGCGDFSVLAAIQTALGELQIEPYNVCIVSGIGCSSNLPGYVNTYGMHTLHGRGVAVAGGVKMGNHELTVISTGGDGDGFGIGVGHFIHAMRRNIDITYIVMDNQIYGLTTGQTSPTSQLGLKTKTSPQGNVENPINPIPMAIVGGATYVARGYSAKQRHLADLIKGGIQHKGFAFIDVYSPCVTWNKEYEYKFFNPRIKILEEQGHDPKDFDNAIKRGFEFGQEIPIGLFWKRDDLPPLDSLDPVCKDGPVALRKLGLSEADKKLILEEIL, from the coding sequence ATGAGCACAAGCGTCATTGAAGAAAAAACGGTAGCCGCCCCCGCAGCCACCACACTTAATAAAGACACATTCAAAGGAAAAATACACCCTGATTGGTGTCCCGGTTGTGGTGACTTCTCCGTATTAGCAGCGATCCAGACAGCTCTGGGGGAACTCCAGATCGAACCCTATAACGTCTGTATCGTCAGCGGTATCGGGTGCTCATCAAATCTCCCCGGTTATGTGAATACCTACGGCATGCACACCCTCCACGGACGCGGTGTCGCCGTCGCCGGTGGTGTAAAAATGGGCAATCACGAGCTGACAGTCATCTCCACTGGTGGTGATGGAGACGGATTTGGCATCGGGGTGGGACATTTCATCCACGCCATGCGCCGTAATATCGATATCACCTACATCGTCATGGATAACCAAATCTACGGCCTGACCACCGGTCAGACCTCCCCGACGAGCCAGTTAGGCCTCAAGACAAAGACTTCCCCACAAGGAAATGTCGAAAACCCGATCAACCCGATCCCGATGGCCATCGTCGGCGGTGCGACTTACGTCGCCCGTGGTTACAGTGCAAAGCAACGCCACCTTGCCGACCTGATCAAAGGCGGCATCCAGCATAAAGGTTTTGCTTTTATCGATGTTTACAGCCCTTGCGTGACTTGGAATAAGGAATACGAATATAAATTCTTTAATCCCCGCATCAAGATATTGGAAGAACAAGGTCACGATCCGAAGGACTTTGATAACGCGATCAAACGCGGTTTTGAATTTGGCCAAGAAATCCCCATCGGCCTTTTCTGGAAACGTGATGACCTTCCTCCGTTGGATTCCCTCGATCCAGTCTGTAAAGACGGCCCGGTCGCCCTGCGCAAGCTCGGCCTCTCTGAAGCCGACAAGAAACTCATCCTCGAAGAAATCCTCTAA
- a CDS encoding sugar phosphate nucleotidyltransferase, with protein sequence MNSNSPPHIMQINKAVITYAGKGQHALPFQTLVDRDGIQKSALSIILNEVLETGIKQIALVITPGTKNDFLGSAPQFAQYLTFIEQDHPRGYGDAILRTRDFVGNEGFLHLVGDHLFLSHTTKSCMQQLVDTARAEDCAVSGVHSTRETMLTLYGTIGGKIVDNQRLLYQVETVVEKPTPTEAEQHLIVPGQRAGYYLCFFGMHVLSPGVISLLSEISTKSAEPFNLSCALSLLGRSEKYLALEIQGQRFNIGVKYGILSAQLAFGLSGQDREAIIAQIADVLSERERLLPRKS encoded by the coding sequence ATGAATTCAAATTCACCTCCTCATATTATGCAGATTAACAAAGCTGTTATTACTTACGCCGGTAAAGGCCAACACGCCCTTCCTTTCCAAACGTTGGTTGACCGGGATGGCATCCAGAAATCCGCCCTCTCGATTATCCTCAATGAGGTCCTGGAAACCGGGATCAAACAAATCGCTCTGGTCATCACCCCCGGCACAAAGAACGATTTCCTCGGGAGTGCGCCGCAATTTGCGCAATACCTGACTTTTATCGAGCAAGACCACCCGCGTGGATACGGGGACGCTATCCTGCGGACCCGGGACTTTGTGGGTAATGAAGGATTCCTCCACCTCGTCGGCGACCATCTTTTCCTCAGCCACACCACCAAAAGCTGCATGCAGCAACTCGTCGATACCGCCCGCGCCGAGGATTGCGCCGTTTCCGGGGTGCACTCGACCCGCGAAACGATGCTCACCCTCTACGGCACCATCGGTGGCAAGATCGTCGATAACCAACGCCTCCTCTACCAAGTCGAAACTGTCGTCGAGAAACCCACCCCGACCGAGGCGGAGCAACACCTGATCGTCCCCGGCCAACGTGCAGGTTATTACCTCTGCTTTTTCGGGATGCATGTACTCAGCCCCGGGGTTATCTCTCTGCTCTCGGAGATATCCACAAAATCCGCGGAACCCTTTAATCTCTCCTGCGCCCTCTCCCTCCTCGGACGTTCTGAAAAATACCTCGCCCTGGAGATCCAAGGCCAGAGATTCAATATCGGGGTGAAATACGGTATCCTCTCCGCGCAACTTGCCTTTGGTTTGAGTGGGCAAGATCGTGAGGCGATTATCGCCCAGATCGCCGATGTCTTATCCGAACGCGAAAGACTGCTCCCCCGCAAATCCTGA
- a CDS encoding 2-oxoacid:acceptor oxidoreductase subunit alpha, with the protein MSKVDFAIAIGGEAGQGIAAAGDVFAFALSRNGYHLNAYNAFQSIIRGGHIFLTIRVSDEPLKSHGDKIDFLLCLNQDTMDRHLKLMKAGSYVLFDGDKIKPGEAAAGVNLCPLPVKEVQGANTNKLNINTIGVGAILSLIGIDFKFLQSDIAKKFKKKGDAVIEATTNVAKAGYEYATANFKSYAKLEDKKKPLGFIEGNSALAMAGAAAGVKFYCAYPMSPSTGVLHWFSKYAERLGIMVRQVEDEIGVANMAYGAAATGARTMFATSGGGFALMTEALGAASIMEIPVVAINVQRGGPGTGLPTKTEQADLWQALGAGHGDYPRVIVAPTSIDDCYSVVPEIFNLTDKLQCPGIILSDLLISEGRGTIDTDKINLSPKIDRGEMIFPDAQSKDNPYGGYNDMTYLRYKNTPSGISPRAVIGTPGHIFTAASDDHDEDGTLISDEFTNPAKRVMMHEKRMRKLIGAEKHVPAPKLVGPENADVTLVGWGSTEGVVLEAIEKLAAEEGIVCNQLQIRWIVPFHGEEIINILSKSKKVIIVENNYSGQFARYLRSETGFNAHSHIRKYDGEPFMPHHIVDGVKEIKAKNVAQYVPVHEICV; encoded by the coding sequence ATGTCTAAAGTTGATTTTGCTATTGCTATCGGTGGTGAAGCTGGTCAGGGTATCGCAGCAGCAGGTGATGTTTTCGCCTTTGCTCTCTCCCGGAATGGTTATCACCTTAACGCTTATAATGCCTTCCAATCGATCATTCGTGGAGGTCACATCTTCCTGACGATCCGAGTGAGTGATGAGCCCTTGAAAAGTCACGGGGATAAAATCGATTTCCTCCTGTGTTTGAATCAAGACACCATGGACCGCCATTTGAAGCTGATGAAAGCCGGCTCATACGTTCTCTTTGATGGTGACAAAATCAAACCCGGTGAAGCTGCCGCTGGCGTTAACCTCTGCCCACTTCCCGTGAAAGAAGTCCAAGGGGCAAATACGAATAAACTCAATATTAATACCATCGGGGTCGGGGCCATCCTCTCCCTAATCGGAATCGACTTCAAATTCCTCCAAAGCGACATCGCCAAGAAATTCAAGAAAAAGGGTGATGCCGTTATTGAAGCGACAACAAACGTGGCTAAAGCCGGTTACGAATATGCCACAGCAAATTTCAAATCCTACGCGAAACTCGAAGATAAGAAGAAACCCCTCGGCTTTATCGAAGGGAACTCCGCCTTGGCCATGGCTGGTGCGGCTGCCGGTGTGAAATTCTATTGTGCTTATCCGATGAGCCCTTCCACGGGTGTCCTCCACTGGTTTTCGAAATATGCTGAGCGTCTCGGCATTATGGTCCGCCAGGTCGAAGACGAAATCGGTGTCGCCAATATGGCTTATGGTGCAGCAGCCACAGGGGCGCGGACAATGTTCGCCACTTCCGGTGGGGGATTTGCCCTGATGACCGAAGCCCTCGGCGCAGCCTCCATTATGGAAATCCCTGTCGTCGCGATCAATGTCCAGCGCGGTGGCCCCGGGACGGGTCTGCCGACTAAAACCGAGCAAGCCGACCTCTGGCAAGCCCTCGGTGCCGGACATGGGGATTATCCCCGTGTGATCGTCGCCCCGACGAGCATTGATGACTGCTACTCAGTTGTTCCCGAAATCTTTAATCTCACCGACAAACTCCAATGCCCCGGCATCATCTTGAGCGACCTGCTCATCTCCGAAGGCCGTGGCACTATCGATACCGATAAGATTAACCTGAGTCCAAAGATTGACCGCGGCGAGATGATCTTCCCCGATGCCCAATCCAAGGATAATCCCTACGGCGGTTATAACGACATGACCTACTTGCGTTATAAAAACACCCCGAGCGGAATCTCCCCACGCGCCGTTATCGGTACTCCTGGACACATCTTCACCGCCGCTTCCGATGACCATGATGAAGACGGTACTTTGATCTCCGATGAATTTACAAATCCCGCCAAACGTGTCATGATGCACGAGAAACGCATGCGCAAATTGATCGGTGCCGAAAAACATGTTCCCGCCCCGAAACTCGTTGGCCCTGAAAACGCCGACGTCACATTGGTCGGTTGGGGATCTACTGAAGGCGTCGTCCTCGAAGCGATTGAAAAACTCGCCGCCGAAGAAGGCATCGTCTGTAACCAACTCCAGATCCGCTGGATCGTTCCTTTCCACGGGGAAGAAATCATCAATATCCTCAGCAAGTCTAAGAAAGTAATCATTGTGGAGAATAATTATAGCGGTCAATTCGCCCGTTACCTCCGCTCGGAAACTGGCTTTAATGCCCACTCCCATATCCGCAAATATGACGGTGAGCCATTCATGCCCCACCACATTGTCGACGGAGTCAAAGAAATCAAAGCTAAGAATGTCGCACAATACGTGCCTGTGCACGAAATCTGCGTCTAA
- a CDS encoding type I phosphomannose isomerase catalytic subunit: MMTATNLYPLKFQPLYMERVWGGRNLERVFNRTLPAGKVIGESWEICDRPQEQTQIINGSLAGKTLHEVIDILGKDLTGEVPLLKGRFPLLIKFLDEQERLSLQVHPPAEIADSLGGEPKTEMWIIADAAPEAHLIAGLKKGVTRGQFAQALEKNEVEPLCHRFKVKAGDVMFLPSGRLHAIDAGNVIVEIQQNSDTTYRVYDWGRPRELHVEQSMKSIIFDDYEPALSAQINEGNLPTDLSFSPKDGQIASQNKEQSLASCEYFSASYHLSDKDFTIEKQTKSFEIWICLEGKSEINGESFAKGDVLLLPANLKMINCNVKDEKLSWIVSKA, translated from the coding sequence ATGATGACCGCGACAAATCTTTACCCTTTAAAATTCCAACCTCTTTATATGGAACGTGTCTGGGGAGGACGCAATCTGGAAAGGGTCTTTAACCGCACATTACCCGCCGGAAAAGTCATTGGCGAGTCTTGGGAAATCTGTGACCGTCCACAGGAACAGACCCAAATCATTAACGGCAGCCTCGCGGGGAAAACCCTCCACGAGGTAATCGATATCCTCGGCAAAGACCTGACGGGTGAAGTCCCCCTGCTGAAAGGCCGTTTCCCTCTGCTCATAAAGTTCCTTGACGAACAAGAGCGTCTCTCCCTCCAAGTGCATCCCCCCGCCGAAATAGCTGACTCTCTCGGTGGTGAACCCAAGACGGAAATGTGGATCATTGCAGATGCGGCCCCGGAAGCCCACTTGATCGCTGGTCTAAAAAAGGGGGTAACCCGTGGGCAATTTGCCCAGGCTCTGGAGAAAAATGAAGTAGAACCCCTATGCCACCGGTTCAAGGTCAAAGCCGGTGATGTTATGTTCCTTCCCTCCGGCAGGTTACATGCGATCGATGCGGGTAATGTGATTGTCGAAATCCAACAGAATTCCGATACGACTTATCGAGTCTATGATTGGGGTCGTCCACGGGAGCTCCATGTCGAACAATCCATGAAATCCATCATCTTTGATGATTATGAACCCGCCCTTTCGGCGCAAATTAATGAAGGGAATCTACCCACCGACTTATCTTTTTCACCGAAGGACGGGCAAATTGCGTCACAAAACAAGGAACAATCCTTGGCCAGCTGTGAGTATTTTAGTGCTAGCTACCATTTGAGCGACAAAGACTTTACGATCGAAAAGCAGACAAAAAGCTTTGAAATCTGGATTTGTCTTGAAGGAAAATCAGAAATAAACGGGGAATCATTCGCTAAAGGAGATGTTCTTTTACTGCCGGCTAACCTTAAAATGATAAATTGTAACGTTAAAGACGAAAAGCTATCTTGGATAGTTTCGAAAGCATAA